Proteins encoded in a region of the bacterium genome:
- the pstS gene encoding phosphate ABC transporter substrate-binding protein PstS: MKILLLAALLAACNPRKIELQGAGASFPYPLYSKMFEGYYKEFNVRINYQAIGSGGGIRQLINKTVDFGASDVFMSDNELKENLNILHIPICMGAVAITYNLPNNPKIKLTPDIIADIFLGKVKKWNDKRIKEINPDTALPNKDIIVIRRSDSSGTTFIFTDYLSKISKVWGENIGRAPMVNWPIGLGGKGNAGVTSLIKQTQGSIGYIELTYAMEQNLPYAIIKNKNGNFIEPDISSVSLAGNIEIPNDTRISIVNTANPLGYPISGFTWILVYKEQKNEQKGKGLTKLLYWMTHEGQKYTKPLNYAPIPEPAVKKAEEIVKLITYNGKPLLKEGADF; encoded by the coding sequence TCCTGGCAGCATGTAATCCCCGTAAAATAGAGCTACAGGGTGCTGGTGCAAGCTTTCCCTATCCACTTTATTCAAAGATGTTTGAGGGGTATTACAAGGAATTTAATGTAAGGATAAATTATCAGGCAATAGGCTCAGGCGGAGGGATAAGGCAGCTTATAAATAAAACCGTTGATTTTGGAGCATCTGATGTATTTATGAGCGATAATGAGCTTAAAGAAAACCTTAATATCCTTCATATTCCAATTTGCATGGGCGCTGTTGCTATAACCTATAATTTGCCAAATAACCCTAAAATTAAGCTTACGCCAGATATAATTGCTGATATATTTCTTGGAAAGGTAAAGAAATGGAATGATAAAAGGATTAAAGAGATAAATCCTGATACCGCTTTGCCAAATAAGGATATAATTGTTATAAGAAGGTCAGATAGCTCTGGAACAACATTCATATTTACAGATTACCTTTCAAAAATTAGCAAGGTTTGGGGGGAAAATATAGGGAGAGCTCCAATGGTTAATTGGCCTATTGGATTGGGAGGAAAGGGAAATGCAGGTGTAACCTCTTTAATTAAACAAACACAAGGAAGCATTGGATATATTGAGCTTACCTATGCAATGGAGCAAAATTTGCCTTATGCTATTATAAAAAACAAAAATGGAAATTTTATAGAGCCAGATATTTCCTCTGTCTCTTTGGCAGGAAATATAGAGATTCCAAATGATACAAGAATATCAATAGTAAATACGGCTAACCCTCTTGGCTATCCAATATCGGGCTTTACCTGGATTTTGGTCTATAAGGAGCAAAAGAATGAGCAAAAAGGAAAAGGGCTTACAAAATTGCTCTATTGGATGACGCACGAAGGTCAAAAATACACAAAACCTCTTAATTATGCACCAATTCCAGAACCTGCTGTAAAAAAGGCAGAAGAAATAGTAAAATTAATAACATACAATGGTAAGCCATTACTCAAAGAAGGAGCTGATTTTTAA